From a region of the Daphnia pulicaria isolate SC F1-1A chromosome 1, SC_F0-13Bv2, whole genome shotgun sequence genome:
- the LOC124321599 gene encoding spectrin beta chain-like, with the protein MDRSRRRDRRETAAEAIARSVSRRRSPATAAAIPALGRGRDIDRPATAAAAIPAVGRGRDIHRPADAATAIPAVGRGRDIDRPAAEAAAIPAVGRGRDIHRPADAAAAIPAVGRGRDIDRPAAEWLNANGRGRKLLALTGEAVRPAGLEQPLLQPPELSYQFDDLERTTREKGERLFDANRQVLYEQTCDDIDTWMSDLEKQMVTGGTGEDLASVNILMQKQQMIETQMAIKAQQVSEMGAQAEYLERMTPEKVEDIQQKKEAVERRFDELKAPLVRRQRDLEKKKEAYQFRRDVEDEKLWISDKMPLATFSDNGNSLFNVNVLKKKNQSLRTVIDNHEQRIHLVCNNGQKLIDEDHADSEEFSNLIEELLDTWQTLKDAMDNRRAKLLAFIRTQQYFFDASEAESWMSEQELYMMVEDRGKDEISAQNLMKKQQTLELAVEDYAETIRSLGETSTQLITEGHPDSDQIAVRQAQVDKLYAWLRDLAQERRAKLEEALQLFMLSREVDDLLQWINDREVVAGSHELGQDYDHVTLLWECFKEFARH; encoded by the exons TCCGTTAGCAGACGGCGATCACCAGCTACAGCCGCCGCCATTCCGGCATTAGGCCGTGGCCGGGACATCGATCGACCAGCAACTGCAGCCGCCGCCATTCCGGCAGTAGGCCGTGGCCGGGACATTCATCGACCAGCTGATGCAGCCACCGCCATTCCGGCAGTAGGCCGTGGCCGGGACATCGATCGACCAGCTGCTGAAGCCGCCGCCATTCCGGCAGTAGGCCGTGGCCGGGACATTCATCGACCAGCTGATGCAGCCGCCGCCATTCCGGCAGTAGGCCGTGGCCGGGACATCGATCGACCAGCTGCTGAATGGCTGAATGCCAATGGACGCGGACGTAAGTTGTTAGCACTAACAGGAGAAGCCGTTCGGCCAGCCGGCCTTGAACAACCACTTCTGCAACCACCG GAATTGAGTTACCAATTTGATGACCTCGAGAGGACAACACGCGAAAAGGGTGAACGCTTATTCGACGCTAATAGGCAAGTCCTTTACGAGCAAACCTGCGATGACATCGATACCTGGATGTCTGACCTGGAGAAACAGATGGTGACTGGAGGCACTGGCGAGGACTTGGCCTCTGTCAACATCTTGATGCAGAAGCAGCAGATGATTGAAACGCAGATGGCAATCAAAGCCCAGCAGGTGTCTGAAATGGGCGCACAGGCCGAGTATTTGGAGCGCATGACGCCCGAGAAGGTGGAAGACATTCAACAGAAGAAGGAAGCTGTCGAAAGAAGATTCGATGAGCTGAAAGCACCACTGGTCAGACGCCAACGCgatttggagaagaagaaggaagcaTACCAATTCCGTCGCGACGTCGAGGACGAGAAGCTCTGGATCTCAGATAAGATGCCGTTGGCCACTTTCAGCGACAATGGCAATTCACTCTTCAACGTCAACgtcttgaaaaagaagaaccagTCACTGAGAACAGTAATCGACAACCATGAACAGCGCATTCACTTGGTATGCAACAACGGACAGAAATTGATCGACGAAGATCACGCCGATTCTGAAGAGTTCTCCAACCTCATCGAAGAATTGCTCGATACTTGGCAG ACACTGAAAGACGCCATGGATAATCGACGAGCCAAACTGTTGGCTTTTATACGTACCCAGCAGTACTTTTTCGATGCCAGCGAGGCCGAGTCATGGATGAGCGAACAGGAACTGTACATGATGGTGGAAGACCGCGGAAAAGATGAAATTTCAGCCCAGAACTTGATGAAGAAACAGCAAACTTTGGAACTGGCCGTGGAAGACTACGCCGAGACCATCCGCTCTCTTGGAGAGACATCCACCCAGCTTATCACTGAAGGACATCCAGACAGTGACCAGATTGCCGTTCGACAAGCCCAGGTTGACAAATTGTACGCTTGGCTCCGCGATCTGGCACAAGAACGCCGTGCCAAGTTGGAAGAAGCTTTGCAGCTCTTCATGCTTAGCCGCGAAGTCGACGATCTCCTCCAATGGATCAATGATCGTGAAGTCGTTGCCGGCTCTCACGAACTCGGTCAGGATTACGATCACGTCACACTTCTCTGGGAATGCTTCAAG GAATTTGCGAGACACTGA